CATCAGCAGTGGCGGAATTGAATGATTATTGAGATTAAGAGTATATCCACCAATAGACGTAGTAAAAAAAACGATCAAGCGACATACTTAAATAGAGCTTAATCAGCAACAGTAAAATTTTACAGTTGCGAGACAAGATCAATAAAGTTTCAAAGTAGATCATGCTTCTTTAATACTTGAAGATACTTGTTTTCCAATTTCTTCTCTTTCAAAAGAATAAAACATGCCCTATTACAATTTGCCATTAAGTGTGGGTTCTTAGCTGCAAATTCATCAAAAGTAGGTGACAACACCAACTCTTCTGTGTGTTTTATTATATATTCCAAGGCAGCTATCTTTAATGTCTGGTTCGAACAAACATCTGATACCTCAAGAACTTTGAGTGCATTGGACGAATCTATTAATTTTAGAATTTCACGCTCACAAAATTTCTGCAAATATGGTATCGCGTATTTATCAGCAGCAACCGTCAGGGAGTAAAAGTGCTTCTCAAACTTTTCTTTACCCAAGTTTCCACAGTAAGGAAACTCCACAAAGGCCTCAAGCTCTTCGTGATTAAATTCTCGGAGAGATATGGAGTCAGCTGGTGCTGCTTTGCACGTATCTGCTGCTAACATGTTTTTGAAAACTTCAGATCTTGTTGCCTGCAAAATAAAGGGGAAAAAAATCGTCAACATTATGTATTTCAACGTAGATTAGTTATCGGTTGCCAGGCAAGTTATAGTTCCGACTTATATACTGACCAACAAAGCCCTATGTGCAGGTATAGCTGGTCCATTACAAGGCTCAACCAGTATATCCGTGTGAGTCGCTTCTTTAAATGCAATAGCAAACCCGCCAAGAAAACCAATCAAACCTTCTTGTTTCTCGTGCACTTCCTCAACCCATTTTTGAGCGGCCGTGATCCCCTATAAAAAGTCCAAACATGTAAACGTATGGTGTGATTTCAACCTAtaatgaaagaaaaaataaattgtttcttTATTTTAATAAGAAAAAAACTGTGTGTTTACCCAATGGATATCGCTTGGATTGACTTTGGTGCTGTCAATTTTATCTCTGTGTATTAGGGTCAGCATGTCTTTGACTGCAGCGAGACAGATGGCACATATGTCACTCATACAATGCCCAGATGTTCTGATCTTGTCGCAAACGGAACACTGCATTGCTGTCTCCATTACTGGCTCCGACTCACTCCACTAGTGCAAACTATGAAGAGGACCGATAAATTATACTTTAAGAAAGGTTTATAAACGAGTAGGAGAACAGAGTTTCCCATTAGGAGTCGTAATCAGTAACGTCGCAGGAGATCCGGGGATaaatatagacttttacatcaACTGGGATACTTCTGCCTACTCCAAATAGTTGAGTCATTCAAACCGAGCTACAGGCACTAAGTGTTAGGGTCAGTATCTCGATCTTACTATATTTATTTGTAGTAGGATTACTCAAAAACTAGTCCAAACGGCAACACCCATTAGTACTATTAGAGACATCCATACTGCTAGAACTCCCTCTTCCAGGCTAAAGCCAGACTCATGGTCTGGTTGATCTGTTGACtgtagggctgcacaagaaccggtctaAACGACCTGGACCGGAGTAGAACCGGTGATACCGGATCGGTACCGGACCGGAACCGGCTTTACCGGGACAGACACCGGTTTTGAAATTTGAGAACCGGTCtagaccggtacagacaccggttcttaGAGAGAACCGGACTTGAACCGGACCATATGTACCGGTTATTATTAGCCGTCAAGATCTGTATAGAGTtttaatcctagccgtccaagacaTAATATGTcgagaaaaagaaaacagaagaagcATTCAGCattcttcattttttcttcttcttttctttttctcactTTCTCAGCGAAGGCGGCAGGCTGCATGCTCGATTTTTTTGATCTTCTCTTAGGGTTTGAATCATTTAGATTGAAAATCACTATCAGTgtatcaccaccatctctatcaGGTCAGTattgttcgaattgtttgattgtatattgatttagggtttgattttagattgatttagggtttttacttGTTTACAGAATTGTGATTTGATCTGTATGTTCAGTGGCGTGAAGAAGTGAAGGTATATCGTTCTTTCTATTCTTCCTCTATGATTTGATCTTATTTCAATCAAAGTTAAATGTTCAGTTCCATAAATTGACACTGCTGTGTGTGTTGGGTTAGAACTTAGAATTACATGGAAGATAAAGATTGCTCTTTTATGGCTATAAATACGGTGAGTTGCAATTGTAGTTGTTATTTGATAAAAATTGCTCTTTTATGCTTAAATTCTTATGGGATGTCATTTATTTGATAAAAATTTCTCAATTGTGTTAGGTTAATGCTTGTATTCTGGGTAACTGGGTTTATAGAATTTGAAATATCAAGAAAATTTTATAAAAGGGTAAAGAATCTTGGGTGGATTTGAGAGTGGTCAGTGGTGTGTTAAGAACTAGATTAGTACACTGATGCTGAGAAGGAGCGTATAGTGTAATTTCTGAATGTTAATGTTAGTTGGTACACAGGGATAGTTCTATTATAAGAGTATAGTGTAATTTGAGAGTGGTCAGTGGTGTTTTAGAAATTGTGTTAGATTTTACACAGGGATAGTTCTATTATAAGAATGTTAATGTTAGTTGGTACTTGGGAACTAGTCTTACACTCTTAGTCTCTTACTGTGTTATGTATTGGACCTATTGGTAGTGATATGAACCATGCTACTTGTAAATTTTCTAACTTGCTTCccatttttctcatttttcttattgGGAACTAGTCTTACACTCTTACTGTGTTACCATTCCTAAAAGCTTGAAGTTTATTTATGGAAATGAATGCAGGCTAGGATTGGAAATTGCAAGTGCAGGCTTTGCAACCATCCATTTTCGTTTGCAATGATCACATTTCATTTCTTGTCGACTTGCCGTAGACAGACTTATGGttgtggaaatgttgttttttGCTCTTTAGCAaactgaacttattttggattgttgttttgaagttatggaaatgttgagcttaagtatgtatgcaacctgaacttattttggatacATTGATCATATGGAAATGTTGTATAACTTATACTTAGTATTAATTTGTAACATTTTCCGGGTAAAAAAACCGGTACCGGTCTTGTACAGGACCGGTACCGGCGTTACAGGTACAacaccaggtacaagtacaggtaccggtactcaaaaagaggtaccggtcaacaccaagtacagacaccggttccataagagaaccggtCCGCACCGGAGTATGTGCAGCCTTAGCTGACTGTGATTAGTTGAGTAGTTAAAGACGCATCTCACTGGTCAGTGACTCGCTACTGTTTCAtgttttataacaacaaaagtagCTAGCAAAGACTTCTCAAAAGCCAGTGTACAACTTAGAAATCAGAGCAAATGCAAACATATCACTGAgtaaatttattgaagttttaacACTAGAAATTAGCTAACAAAGACTTCTCAAAAGCCAGTTCGCAACTTAGAAATCAGAGTAAACGCAAACACGTCACTGAGTCAATTCATTTTTGCATATGCAAGTTGCTATTCTGTTACTTAAAGCTATAAAAGCGTTGACAGCTACTCCTCTTCGCCTGCAACCGCAGCCAAATTTTATTGCCGGAGATTTGATCCACGCCCATTTTATAATCTCTGAAACGTAAGATGCACCGTCTGCAACGAAGAAGTTGCAAGCATTTAAGCCGGTTCAGAACTTCGCACCTTTGAAACATGTCATTTGTTCACCAACCAAAAGCAACGATCAGCAACTCTCTGAAGAAACTTGAGCAGTTGACATGCCTATATAGTGTTTGTTATCTGCACCAGACAGTGCATTCTCAACATCAGCTGAATATCTTGCTCCACTATTTTCCTGCAGAAGAGATAATAGAAAGCTTCCAAAATAATGCTCTCAGCAAATTGTGGTACAACGGCTATATATACGCGAAGACAGGTTACGGTTGCCTACCTATGTTGCTAAAGTGTTATTGTAACAGTGTATGGAAAACTGGCTTCACCTTGAGATAAACGGAGGAAGAAAATTCCCCATGCCATCTTAAGGTCCAAGAGGTAATAATCAAGTGACTTTCAGCTATAAGGTTCCCTACCTACCACAGTTGATTTTCATCAAGCATGCCAACAGTATCTTTAACTCATGTATTTTCCTACATATTGAAGTCCGTTTATTGTACCACAATAGTGAAAGGAGCATAATTCATTGTATACTAGGAAAAACATGTGAAGATCACTAACATCTCTAGTTAACAGGATATGCTCCTTAACTGTGTCTGTGCCCGAGTTCGGTTCAAGTGAAATCCCATCCACAATTCTACTAAGGTTAATGAGCTAACCACAAAAGGCAAATCTGCCTGATCTCAACCTATAACAAACGAGGTCCACTTTAAACATAAGATGATCACAATGACTTCCTTCAGGATAAAATCTCTCAAGGTAGTTGAAGTTAAAAACTTATTACTGGCCTGTTCCCGGTGCATCGCCCGTCAGCCATTTACAGGAAAGTGCAGTCACCTCATGCTTCAGTGACAGCAACATCATTGAAGAGACCAACTTTGATAAATAATTAGGTTAACAGAGATGCCACAGCAAAGCCTAAAAGTGATTGCATGCCCATAATTCATTACTTGATAGAGAGAAATACGGTTTCAGCAACCTGCACATCGAAGGAGAGAAGGGAAATATTAGTTCAACTGCAACAATCTCCTCAGTTTGATGCCCATAATTCATTACTGTGTCCTCCCTTGAGTAGCGCACTGGATGCGTTGCCTTGTACATAAAACTGGAAGTCCCCATTGAAAAGGAAAAGATGAATAACCAACGCCAAAGAGAGATTTTTAAGAAAAATAGCAAGGGAAGCCTAGGCATTCGAACATTTCTGTTGGCAAGAGGTTGGAAACAATGAGAAGTTAGATCCCTGGCCAACCATTGAATTGCAGCCAAATTTAAATTTGGTCTGTATAATCCCAGCCATATCAGTGATGCAAAATGACAAACTCAAGAAGGAGGTTTAAAAAAGTAGATGGATCTCAGGTGCAAGCTCATTCTTTGTGACAGGCAATATGTTACAATGAGTGGCCATAAATAGCACCTACATTCACAATTCGAAAGTAAAG
This portion of the Papaver somniferum cultivar HN1 chromosome 11, ASM357369v1, whole genome shotgun sequence genome encodes:
- the LOC113324158 gene encoding BTB/POZ domain-containing protein At1g01640-like, giving the protein METAMQCSVCDKIRTSGHCMSDICAICLAAVKDMLTLIHRDKIDSTKVNPSDIHWGITAAQKWVEEVHEKQEGLIGFLGGFAIAFKEATHTDILVEPCNGPAIPAHRALLATRSEVFKNMLAADTCKAAPADSISLREFNHEELEAFVEFPYCGNLGKEKFEKHFYSLTVAADKYAIPYLQKFCEREILKLIDSSNALKVLEVSDVCSNQTLKIAALEYIIKHTEELVLSPTFDEFAAKNPHLMANCNRACFILLKEKKLENKYLQVLKKHDLL